From one Deltaproteobacteria bacterium genomic stretch:
- a CDS encoding TIGR04348 family glycosyltransferase — translation MKIQLVTPAPLKINNGNKITAVRWAGILKKLGHRVRVSQSYDGKPCELLIALHARRSYDSIQRFHDSHPNSPLIVVLTGTDVYRDIHSDAKAQRSLELASRLVALQKMALRELPRRLHKKTEVIYQSAEPFVGKPNRANGDFKVYVVGHLREEKDPLRTAFAVRRLPRTSRIQVTHIGQALDEQLRMKAAQEVALNPRYRWIGQLSHRKTREQLAQSQLVCITSKMEGSSNVLSEALASGVPVICTKISGLIGTLGSKFSGYYPVGKTKQLRKILLKAESDPRFYASLKRYCENLAYLVEPQREIDAWRRLIRQLT, via the coding sequence GTGAAAATCCAACTCGTCACACCCGCGCCGTTGAAGATCAACAATGGCAACAAGATCACCGCCGTGCGTTGGGCGGGCATTTTGAAAAAGCTCGGCCACCGCGTCCGCGTCAGCCAGAGCTACGACGGCAAGCCTTGCGAACTGCTGATCGCCTTGCACGCGCGGCGTAGCTACGATTCGATCCAGCGCTTTCATGACAGCCACCCGAATTCGCCCTTGATCGTCGTACTCACCGGCACCGACGTCTATCGCGATATTCACAGCGATGCGAAAGCGCAACGATCCCTTGAGTTGGCGAGCAGATTAGTCGCGCTGCAAAAAATGGCATTGCGTGAATTACCAAGGCGATTGCACAAGAAAACTGAGGTGATCTACCAGTCCGCCGAACCGTTTGTGGGAAAGCCCAACAGAGCGAACGGCGACTTCAAAGTCTACGTCGTCGGCCACCTGCGCGAAGAGAAAGATCCCCTGCGCACCGCATTCGCCGTGCGTCGCTTACCGCGTACATCGCGCATCCAAGTCACGCATATCGGCCAAGCCTTGGACGAACAATTGCGTATGAAAGCCGCACAGGAAGTTGCGCTCAACCCGCGCTACCGCTGGATCGGCCAACTCTCCCATCGGAAAACCCGTGAGCAGCTAGCGCAGAGCCAGCTGGTCTGCATCACATCGAAGATGGAAGGCAGTTCGAACGTCTTGTCCGAGGCCCTGGCTTCCGGCGTGCCAGTGATTTGCACGAAAATTTCCGGCTTGATCGGGACTTTGGGAAGTAAATTTTCAGGATACTATCCGGTGGGAAAAACTAAGCAGCTCCGCAAAATACTACTTAAAGCGGAATCCGATCCACGATTCTACGCGTCATTGAAGCGCTACTGCGAAAATTTGGCCTACTTGGTCGAACCGCAGCGAGAAATCGACGCTTGGCGCCGGCTGATTCGACAACTCACTTAG
- a CDS encoding MFS transporter translates to MQTWMWRLLGVRKDSPASRQKLGVIALLYFIQGAPAAILWEVLPVYFRINGVSLRAIGGLRLLELPYSLKVFWSPLVQRFGDRRYWILTCMLGIAAVLFLLPFVNVAAVGVIVLVLILALTTLSATQDIAIDSYSVGLVERAEEGAANGVRASAYRVALVFIGGGSVFLAGVLAWNSLFVLAGIIFAALGFAALAIPRLNLPAAAREHWLAGFAGWAGTWKVIPLILFVLTYKLGEFAIGPMVKPFWVDYGKSIWPVKEDLLFQIGLFPTTFGIVLSVAGALMGGAFISRFGIFHGIWFLGLLQAVSNMGYSLVEWFDLGRFGLYGASMFESLSGGLGTAAFLAFLMNVCQKEHATVQYAFLSSIFSLTGRLIGAISGLGAEKYGFGNYFAITFLLSMPAYLLLPWVKGWIQEDQESK, encoded by the coding sequence AAACATGGATGTGGAGACTATTGGGCGTGCGCAAGGATTCGCCGGCGTCGCGTCAGAAGCTCGGCGTGATCGCGCTCTTGTATTTCATTCAAGGCGCGCCGGCGGCGATCTTGTGGGAAGTGCTGCCGGTTTATTTTCGCATCAACGGTGTGTCGCTGCGCGCCATCGGTGGGCTGCGGCTGCTGGAACTTCCATATTCTTTGAAAGTTTTTTGGTCGCCTTTGGTGCAGCGCTTCGGCGACCGGCGTTATTGGATTCTCACCTGCATGCTTGGCATCGCCGCCGTGCTGTTTCTTCTGCCCTTCGTCAACGTCGCCGCCGTCGGCGTGATCGTGCTGGTGTTGATTCTCGCGCTGACGACTTTGTCGGCGACCCAAGATATCGCCATCGATTCCTATTCCGTCGGCCTGGTCGAGCGCGCGGAGGAGGGTGCGGCCAACGGCGTGCGCGCGTCGGCTTACCGCGTCGCGTTAGTTTTCATCGGCGGCGGCTCGGTATTTCTCGCCGGCGTGCTGGCGTGGAATTCGCTCTTCGTTCTGGCAGGAATTATTTTCGCCGCGCTGGGCTTCGCCGCTTTAGCGATTCCGCGATTGAATTTACCCGCGGCCGCGCGCGAGCATTGGCTGGCCGGCTTCGCGGGCTGGGCCGGCACGTGGAAAGTGATTCCGCTGATTCTATTCGTCTTAACCTACAAGCTCGGCGAGTTCGCCATCGGCCCGATGGTCAAACCGTTCTGGGTCGACTACGGCAAATCGATCTGGCCGGTTAAAGAAGATTTGCTGTTTCAGATCGGTTTGTTCCCGACGACCTTCGGCATCGTCCTCAGCGTCGCCGGCGCGCTCATGGGCGGCGCGTTTATCTCGCGTTTTGGAATTTTTCACGGCATCTGGTTCCTCGGCCTGTTACAAGCGGTTTCAAATATGGGCTACTCGCTGGTCGAATGGTTCGACCTCGGCCGGTTCGGTCTCTATGGCGCATCGATGTTCGAGTCGCTGAGCGGCGGTCTCGGCACCGCGGCGTTTCTCGCCTTTCTCATGAACGTCTGCCAGAAAGAACACGCGACGGTGCAGTACGCATTCTTATCGTCGATATTTTCACTCACCGGCCGATTGATCGGCGCTATCAGTGGGCTGGGCGCGGAAAAATATGGCTTCGGCAATTATTTCGCGATTACCTTTTTGCTGTCGATGCCGGCGTATTTGCTCTTGCCCTGGGTGAAGGGTTGGATTCAGGAAGATCAGGAATCTAAGTGA